In the Sediminibacter sp. Hel_I_10 genome, one interval contains:
- a CDS encoding DUF4301 family protein, with amino-acid sequence MKFTEKDLKQIDKKGLTTEKVEQQIETFTSGLPFSNLVAAATLEDGIMKLTDDAIKKYIALFQDKKNHSSILKFVPASGAATRMFKFLFAFLEDYDPEKESVNSYINNHKEESLSMFFVGLEKFPFYDIVMNNLKERFPDFESKPTNEQRLLFVKAMLDKDQLNYGNFPKGLLPFHEYKNQMISTAFEEHLYESALYAAEDKPTALHFTISADHEDKFDEEFKRIEEKVEQETGSKFDISFSFQKESTDTIAVTPKNEPFRLEDGSILFRPSGHGALVENLNELKADVIFVKNIDNVVVSKYKDEVAKYKKALAGILLDVQERAFEFLNQLASSPISEEELKTISQFLEDDMNVKISAEFEKYSNKHQVAYLVEKLNRPIRICGMVKNEGEPGGGPFWVKDERGTVSLQIVESAQIDSKNKQQHKILKESTHFNPVDIVCSTKNYKGEKFDLLKFVDARAAFITAKTKAGKDLKALELPGLWNGGMANWNTIFVEVPLITFNPVKNVNDLLKETHQIK; translated from the coding sequence GTGAAGTTCACAGAAAAAGACCTAAAGCAAATTGATAAAAAAGGATTGACCACAGAAAAAGTGGAACAGCAAATTGAAACCTTCACCTCGGGGTTGCCCTTTTCAAACTTAGTGGCGGCCGCAACTTTAGAGGATGGTATTATGAAGTTAACCGATGACGCCATAAAAAAGTACATCGCGCTTTTTCAGGATAAAAAAAATCACAGTTCCATCTTAAAGTTTGTTCCAGCATCGGGTGCAGCAACCCGTATGTTTAAATTTTTGTTCGCTTTTTTAGAAGATTATGATCCTGAGAAGGAGAGTGTAAATTCTTATATCAATAATCATAAAGAGGAAAGCTTATCCATGTTTTTTGTGGGCTTAGAGAAATTTCCGTTTTATGATATTGTCATGAACAATCTTAAGGAACGGTTTCCAGATTTTGAAAGCAAACCTACCAATGAGCAACGTCTGTTATTTGTGAAAGCGATGTTAGACAAGGATCAGTTGAATTATGGTAATTTTCCTAAAGGGCTATTGCCTTTTCACGAGTATAAGAACCAGATGATCTCTACCGCTTTTGAAGAGCATTTGTATGAGTCGGCACTCTATGCTGCGGAAGATAAACCAACAGCACTACACTTTACTATTTCAGCAGATCATGAAGATAAATTTGATGAAGAATTTAAGCGTATAGAGGAGAAGGTAGAGCAGGAAACGGGTTCAAAATTTGATATTTCGTTCTCATTTCAAAAAGAAAGTACAGATACTATCGCCGTTACTCCCAAAAATGAACCTTTTAGACTTGAGGATGGGAGCATCTTGTTTAGGCCTTCTGGTCATGGTGCGCTCGTAGAAAATTTAAATGAACTAAAGGCAGACGTTATTTTCGTCAAGAACATTGATAATGTTGTGGTGAGCAAGTATAAAGACGAGGTGGCCAAATACAAAAAGGCACTTGCCGGAATTTTGCTTGATGTGCAAGAACGCGCATTTGAGTTTTTAAACCAATTGGCATCGAGTCCTATTTCCGAAGAAGAATTGAAGACCATTTCACAATTTTTGGAGGATGACATGAATGTTAAAATAAGTGCGGAATTCGAAAAATATTCCAACAAACATCAAGTGGCATATTTGGTCGAAAAATTAAACCGTCCGATTCGTATCTGCGGAATGGTAAAAAATGAAGGAGAACCGGGAGGAGGTCCTTTTTGGGTAAAAGATGAACGTGGTACGGTCTCACTGCAGATTGTAGAAAGTGCGCAGATTGACAGCAAGAACAAACAACAACATAAGATTTTAAAGGAGTCTACCCACTTTAACCCTGTGGACATCGTGTGCAGTACGAAAAATTATAAGGGTGAGAAATTTGATCTTTTAAAGTTTGTTGATGCTAGAGCGGCCTTCATTACAGCTAAAACGAAGGCAGGAAAAGATTTGAAAGCATTAGAGCTTCCTGGGTTATGGAATGGCGGTATGGCCAATTGGAACACCATTTTTGTTGAGGTGCCATTAATTACGTTCAACCCTGTAAAAAACGTCAACGATCTCTTAAAAGAAACGCACCAAATAAAATAA
- a CDS encoding AAA family ATPase, whose amino-acid sequence MEEELKQSQNLGANLVKVVFFGPESTGKSLLSEALAAHYHTVFVPEYSRVYAESKVAQNKMLTKADVLDIAAGQMQNENAELKNANKLLICDTDLLETKVYSEYYYDGFCPSVLKRYAVENSYDLYFLCYIDTHWEADGIRDRPEHRLELFKRFEKALQTHNKPYVTLKGSFEEKRSTCIRHIDQLLKQKT is encoded by the coding sequence ATGGAAGAAGAACTTAAACAATCTCAAAACCTTGGAGCAAACCTTGTAAAGGTGGTGTTCTTTGGACCAGAATCTACTGGCAAGTCACTGCTTTCTGAAGCATTGGCGGCACATTACCATACGGTTTTTGTGCCTGAATATTCTCGAGTATATGCGGAGTCTAAAGTAGCGCAGAATAAAATGTTAACCAAGGCCGATGTGCTTGACATTGCTGCAGGACAAATGCAAAATGAGAACGCAGAACTTAAAAATGCCAATAAATTATTGATATGCGATACCGATTTACTGGAAACCAAAGTATATTCCGAATATTATTATGATGGCTTCTGTCCTAGTGTTTTAAAACGATATGCTGTAGAGAACAGCTACGATTTATATTTTTTATGTTATATTGATACGCATTGGGAAGCAGACGGAATACGAGATCGGCCAGAGCATCGGCTCGAACTCTTTAAGCGGTTTGAAAAAGCACTTCAAACCCATAACAAGCCTTATGTGACCTTAAAAGGTTCATTTGAAGAAAAACGAAGCACCTGCATCAGGCACATTGATCAACTATTAAAACAAAAGACGTGA
- the pnuC gene encoding nicotinamide riboside transporter PnuC, protein MSRIFDFLFGQYQGYATLDIVLEIVAVVFGFLSVWYSKQNKIWVFPTGIISTLIFVYLLLKWELLGDMMINAYYFIMSVYGWYIWTRKVDSEHVTPISATTSKEKQWSVAIFMATLAFVFLVYHYFDKWNSWVAYIDTITTAIFFVGMWLMAKRKIENWLFWIVGDLISIPLYFYKGFTFTSIQYLIFTVVAVYGYIAWKKNLNNLKTLEQTL, encoded by the coding sequence ATGAGCCGCATTTTTGATTTTCTTTTCGGACAATACCAAGGTTATGCCACGTTAGATATTGTTCTAGAAATTGTTGCGGTGGTTTTTGGCTTTTTGTCGGTTTGGTATTCAAAACAGAATAAGATTTGGGTATTCCCAACAGGAATTATCAGTACCCTCATTTTTGTGTATTTGCTTTTAAAGTGGGAGCTTTTGGGAGATATGATGATCAATGCTTACTATTTTATCATGAGTGTTTACGGGTGGTATATTTGGACCCGAAAAGTAGATAGCGAGCACGTCACCCCCATTTCTGCAACCACTTCTAAAGAAAAGCAATGGAGTGTTGCTATATTTATGGCAACCTTGGCCTTTGTGTTTTTAGTGTATCATTATTTTGATAAATGGAACAGTTGGGTCGCTTATATTGATACCATTACCACGGCTATATTTTTTGTGGGGATGTGGCTTATGGCCAAACGAAAAATTGAAAACTGGCTGTTCTGGATCGTTGGAGATCTTATTTCGATACCACTATATTTTTACAAAGGATTTACGTTTACCAGTATACAATATCTCATTTTTACGGTAGTGGCCGTTTATGGTTATATCGCATGGAAGAAGAACTTAAACAATCTCAAAACCTTGGAGCAAACCTTGTAA
- a CDS encoding thiamine-binding protein has protein sequence MNISVELTLTPIQDDYEPAIIQLIKKLRASNLKVLENPLSTQVYGDYDEVMRVLTVEIKEAFELIERGLLYMKIVKSDRYEYEPHF, from the coding sequence ATGAACATATCGGTAGAACTTACATTAACACCAATACAGGATGATTATGAACCTGCCATCATCCAACTCATCAAAAAATTACGTGCTTCAAATTTAAAAGTTCTAGAAAATCCGCTGAGTACTCAGGTTTATGGAGACTATGATGAGGTGATGCGTGTTCTTACGGTTGAAATCAAAGAAGCTTTTGAATTGATTGAGCGTGGCTTGTTGTACATGAAGATTGTAAAATCTGATCGTTACGAGTATGAGCCGCATTTTTGA
- a CDS encoding geranylgeranylglyceryl/heptaprenylglyceryl phosphate synthase, with amino-acid sequence MAKTHSIYSDLLASISEGKRLLAILIDPDKMALTALAGFAKKINASIATHIFVGGSEVNELATEMLVSNLKALTQLPIVLFPGDVTQISDKADALLFLSLISGNNPQYLIGKHIEAASSLRNSNLEIIPTGYILIENGRMTSVEKVTQTTPLPRQNTQHIVDTAKAGELLGMKLVYLEAGSGALHPIPKEIIKFVKQDVNIPLIVGGGIRSIDQLHEAYRSGADVVVIGTAFEENEAFFEDIKRA; translated from the coding sequence TTGGCCAAAACACATTCCATTTACAGTGATTTATTAGCGTCCATTTCAGAAGGAAAACGACTGCTTGCCATATTGATAGATCCAGATAAAATGGCTTTAACAGCTTTGGCCGGTTTTGCAAAAAAAATCAATGCATCTATCGCGACACATATTTTTGTTGGAGGCAGTGAAGTTAATGAGTTGGCTACTGAAATGTTAGTTTCAAATCTTAAAGCGCTCACCCAATTACCCATTGTACTATTTCCTGGGGACGTCACACAAATTTCAGATAAGGCAGATGCGTTATTGTTTTTGTCTTTGATTTCGGGTAATAATCCACAGTATTTGATTGGTAAACATATTGAGGCAGCTTCAAGCCTGCGCAATTCAAACTTAGAGATTATCCCAACAGGTTATATATTGATTGAAAACGGACGAATGACTTCCGTAGAAAAGGTGACCCAAACCACTCCGTTGCCCAGGCAAAATACTCAGCATATTGTAGATACGGCCAAAGCAGGGGAGCTCTTAGGTATGAAACTGGTCTACCTTGAAGCAGGAAGCGGTGCCTTGCATCCCATCCCTAAAGAAATCATTAAGTTTGTGAAGCAAGATGTAAACATCCCATTGATTGTTGGAGGAGGGATTAGATCCATAGATCAATTACATGAGGCGTATCGGTCTGGAGCAGATGTCGTGGTCATTGGAACTGCGTTTGAAGAGAATGAAGCATTTTTTGAAGACATTAAAAGAGCATAA
- a CDS encoding 4'-phosphopantetheinyl transferase superfamily protein: MPLYKTIQPNSQTTVKIWKIEESYEDLMYPLELKPESLTRVLGMKSELHQRGFLSVRHLLREFGYTDQDLYYDTNGKPHLKDGKYISITHSFTFSGVIVSTQQVGIDIEKQREKIAIIAKKFVEYEFNYLTKTEEDYVRKLTVIWGIKESLYKLFATPGMLFKAHFLVIPFMLSDGETVAWIDYKNLKHRYNSYFLEFDGFTCAYALGD; this comes from the coding sequence ATGCCACTTTATAAAACCATACAGCCTAATTCCCAAACTACTGTTAAAATCTGGAAGATTGAAGAATCTTACGAGGATTTAATGTATCCGTTAGAATTAAAGCCAGAAAGTTTAACCCGTGTTTTGGGTATGAAAAGTGAATTGCACCAACGCGGATTTTTAAGCGTGCGCCATCTTTTACGTGAATTTGGGTATACCGATCAAGATTTATATTACGATACTAACGGGAAACCCCATTTAAAAGACGGCAAATACATCTCCATTACGCACTCTTTCACCTTTTCTGGAGTGATTGTTAGTACCCAGCAAGTGGGTATTGATATTGAGAAGCAACGTGAGAAGATTGCCATAATAGCCAAGAAATTTGTGGAATATGAGTTTAATTACTTAACAAAAACAGAGGAGGACTACGTCCGTAAATTAACCGTGATTTGGGGCATTAAGGAATCGCTTTACAAATTATTTGCGACGCCAGGAATGTTGTTTAAAGCCCATTTTTTAGTTATTCCATTCATGTTGTCAGATGGCGAGACCGTTGCTTGGATTGATTATAAGAATCTAAAGCACCGGTACAACAGCTATTTTTTAGAGTTTGATGGCTTTACCTGCGCCTATGCGCTTGGAGATTAA
- the ahcY gene encoding adenosylhomocysteinase codes for MDTKTTTYVPNKVKDMSLAAWGRKEIELAEAEMPGLMSLREEYGASQPLKGARIAGCLHMTIQTAVLIETLKALGAEVTWSSCNIFSTQDQAAAAIADAGIPVYAWKGMNEEEFNWCIEQTLFFGEDRKPLNMILDDGGDLTNMVFDKYPELMKGINGLSEETTTGVHRLYERMKKGTLSMPAINVNDSVTKSKFDNKYGCRESAVDAIRRATDVMLAGKRVVVCGYGDVGKGTAASFKGAGSIVTVTEIDPICALQAAMDGFEVKKLETVAPHADIVITTTGNKDIVQARHFEAMKDKTIVCNIGHFDNEIDMAWLKKNHGSTHVEIKPQVDKYTVNGNDIIILAEGRLVNLGCATGHPSFVMSNSFTNQVLAQLELWTNRDSYENKVYMLPKILDEKVAKLHLEKIGVELTELRNEQAEYIGVEVEGPFKPEYYRY; via the coding sequence ATGGATACAAAAACCACGACTTACGTTCCTAATAAAGTAAAAGACATGTCTCTTGCTGCTTGGGGAAGAAAAGAAATTGAATTAGCAGAAGCAGAAATGCCAGGACTTATGAGTCTTCGCGAAGAGTATGGGGCTTCTCAGCCTCTTAAAGGAGCTCGTATTGCAGGATGTTTGCACATGACCATACAAACTGCTGTTTTAATTGAAACACTAAAAGCTTTAGGCGCAGAGGTGACTTGGAGTTCTTGTAATATTTTCTCTACCCAAGATCAAGCTGCTGCTGCCATTGCTGATGCAGGGATCCCGGTATATGCTTGGAAGGGCATGAATGAAGAAGAATTCAATTGGTGTATCGAACAAACCTTGTTTTTTGGAGAAGATCGCAAACCACTGAACATGATTTTAGATGATGGTGGTGATTTAACCAACATGGTGTTTGATAAATATCCAGAATTAATGAAAGGTATTAACGGACTTTCTGAAGAAACCACAACAGGAGTGCACCGTTTATATGAGCGTATGAAAAAAGGCACTTTATCTATGCCGGCTATCAACGTCAACGATTCTGTAACTAAGTCTAAGTTTGATAACAAATACGGCTGTCGTGAGAGTGCTGTAGATGCTATTCGTCGTGCTACAGATGTGATGCTTGCTGGTAAGCGTGTTGTTGTTTGTGGCTATGGCGATGTTGGTAAAGGTACTGCTGCGTCTTTTAAAGGTGCGGGGAGTATTGTAACTGTAACCGAAATTGATCCTATTTGTGCGCTACAAGCCGCAATGGATGGTTTTGAAGTTAAAAAATTAGAAACGGTTGCTCCTCATGCTGATATTGTAATTACTACAACAGGAAATAAGGACATCGTTCAAGCGCGTCATTTTGAAGCCATGAAAGACAAAACCATTGTTTGTAACATTGGGCATTTTGATAATGAGATTGATATGGCTTGGTTAAAGAAAAACCACGGATCTACTCATGTGGAAATTAAGCCACAAGTTGACAAGTATACTGTAAACGGGAATGATATTATTATTCTTGCAGAAGGTCGTTTGGTAAACTTAGGTTGTGCTACCGGTCATCCAAGTTTTGTAATGAGTAACTCGTTTACAAATCAAGTTTTGGCTCAATTAGAATTATGGACCAACAGAGATTCTTACGAGAACAAAGTCTACATGCTTCCTAAGATTTTAGATGAAAAAGTAGCTAAATTACACTTAGAAAAAATTGGTGTAGAGCTTACTGAACTTCGTAACGAGCAAGCTGAGTATATTGGTGTAGAGGTTGAAGGACCATTTAAACCAGAGTACTATAGATACTAA
- a CDS encoding phytase produces the protein MTYLRKTSLAILVTSMLWSCGPKLPEIKPTLITEKTPHDTDDPAIWVNKNDPGQSIVFGTDKDEVDGGVYAFDLDGKIIREKSITGLSYPNNVDLAYDFKLNDSTATDILMFTEREKNRIRLYAIPEMTPLDGDGFLVFEDEEDINNRRPMGIAIYTNPDSQRTYAFVSRKIGPTTDYLYQYEIVSDSLGVQAKLARKLGRFSGSKEIEAIAVDNELGFVYYADEMECIHKYYADPSKGSEEISCFGRDYFKRDIEGIAIARYPDGSGAIIVSNQQAHTFSVFDRETNAFIKEINLGTLETDGCDATTEALGNQFPNGLFVSMNDEKDFFFHDLKSLELEAE, from the coding sequence ATGACTTATTTAAGAAAAACTAGCCTCGCAATTTTAGTCACAAGTATGCTTTGGTCTTGTGGGCCAAAGCTGCCTGAAATCAAGCCGACATTGATTACAGAGAAAACGCCGCACGATACTGATGATCCAGCAATTTGGGTCAACAAAAACGATCCTGGGCAGAGCATTGTCTTCGGTACCGATAAAGACGAGGTTGACGGGGGTGTTTACGCTTTTGATCTCGACGGAAAAATCATTAGGGAGAAATCCATCACAGGGTTGAGTTATCCTAACAATGTAGATTTGGCTTATGATTTTAAGCTGAATGATTCTACAGCCACCGATATTTTAATGTTTACTGAAAGGGAAAAAAACAGAATCCGATTGTATGCTATTCCAGAGATGACACCTTTGGATGGAGATGGTTTTCTGGTGTTTGAAGATGAAGAGGACATCAACAATAGAAGGCCAATGGGTATTGCCATCTATACCAATCCAGATTCTCAAAGAACCTATGCTTTTGTAAGTCGAAAAATTGGTCCAACCACCGATTATCTTTACCAATACGAGATTGTATCAGATAGCTTAGGAGTTCAAGCCAAACTGGCGCGCAAATTGGGCCGTTTTAGTGGCAGTAAAGAGATAGAGGCCATAGCCGTAGATAATGAACTTGGTTTTGTGTATTATGCAGATGAGATGGAATGTATTCATAAATATTATGCAGATCCTTCAAAAGGCAGCGAGGAGATTTCATGTTTTGGTCGGGACTATTTTAAACGCGACATAGAAGGTATTGCCATTGCAAGATATCCTGATGGCTCCGGAGCAATCATAGTCTCTAACCAACAAGCACACACGTTCTCTGTATTTGATCGTGAGACCAATGCCTTTATCAAGGAAATCAACTTAGGCACGCTTGAGACCGATGGTTGTGATGCTACTACCGAAGCTTTGGGCAATCAATTTCCTAATGGTTTATTTGTCTCCATGAATGATGAGAAAGACTTTTTTTTCCACGATTTAAAAAGCTTGGAATTAGAAGCAGAGTAA
- a CDS encoding TonB-dependent receptor: protein MKKQLVLFITSLLFCGIAFAQEGNIQGVIIDEQGLQIPFATISLETLKKGTVSDINGKFLILNAPVGSQTLKIEYLGYADQEVTVEVKEDQTVEVNVTLVSMAESLQDILVIGQASGQAKALNTQKNKQNITNIVSTDQIGKFPDANIGDAVKRIPGITMQVDQGEARNIIVRGLAPQLNSVTLNGSRIPSAEGDNRNVQMDLIPADMIQIIEVNKAVTPDMDADALGGSINLVTRTAPEGFRLSATAGSGVSFVTDKRILNGSFLLGDRTKDGKFGWMVSASLNDNDFGSDNIEAEWIDEFEYNSGQNDEDGEPILEAVDVNPYTNVFEQRTYIIQRVRRSFSANLDYNFNANNNIYLKTMYNWRDDRENRYAFAQEMLDAEDIAAGDFEINDNNIPVRFPIEAARETKAGLNNDRNKNTRLEDQRMQNYSLGGKHLFGNLQFDWMGSYAKASEERLNERYAQYVSEYSIINNPSLPEFPLFTPVNPEQANNLTNYEFDEVTEENQYTEEEDINMFLNFQLPANFFDQGDGFVKFGARGRFKKKYRDNNFFEFDLADTYPTLADVPARDISDPDFLAGNEYQAGFFAAPEWLGSLNLNPADGESVPDEFLRANYNVEENVYAAYAMISQKVSTKFTVLAGLRVENTQITATGNDILDEEEVIGEISDESSYTNVMPSVHLKYDVTDRAVLRFAWTNTLARPNYENLVPSVDVVAEDEEIYVGNPELDPTTSMGFDLMGEYYFQSVGIVSGGVFYKDIDKFIYTSQFEDAETGFDVFQPLNGQGATIFGAEFAFQRKLDFLPSILKNLSVYVNYTYLTSDAKGIKNEDGEERGNLDLPGTSPNMFNGSLGYNDKKFNIRFSVNFSDAYIDELGGSAFEDRYYDQQVLVDLNASYAITPNLRVYADLNNITDQPLRYYQGISQRTAQAEYYGRRLTFGLKYDLFKKN, encoded by the coding sequence ATGAAAAAACAGTTAGTTTTATTCATCACTTCACTTTTGTTTTGTGGTATTGCTTTCGCGCAAGAAGGCAACATTCAAGGTGTGATTATTGATGAACAAGGACTCCAAATTCCGTTTGCAACCATTAGTCTAGAAACCCTAAAAAAAGGAACAGTCTCAGATATTAACGGTAAATTTTTAATATTAAATGCTCCAGTAGGTAGTCAAACCTTAAAAATCGAATATCTAGGCTATGCCGATCAAGAGGTTACAGTAGAGGTCAAAGAAGATCAAACCGTTGAAGTCAATGTAACGCTGGTTTCTATGGCAGAATCTTTACAGGATATTCTAGTTATTGGTCAAGCTAGTGGTCAAGCTAAGGCCCTGAACACACAAAAGAATAAGCAAAACATTACCAATATTGTGTCTACAGATCAAATTGGTAAATTTCCCGATGCTAATATTGGTGACGCTGTAAAGCGTATTCCTGGGATTACCATGCAAGTAGATCAAGGCGAAGCTCGTAATATTATTGTAAGAGGTTTGGCGCCACAATTAAACTCTGTAACTTTAAACGGATCGCGAATTCCATCTGCTGAAGGTGATAACAGAAACGTGCAAATGGATTTAATCCCAGCAGATATGATCCAGATCATAGAAGTTAATAAAGCCGTCACGCCAGATATGGATGCCGATGCCCTTGGAGGTTCTATAAATTTAGTAACACGTACTGCGCCAGAGGGATTCAGGCTCTCTGCAACAGCAGGCTCTGGGGTTAGTTTTGTAACCGATAAGCGCATCTTAAACGGCTCATTTCTATTAGGTGATCGAACAAAAGACGGCAAGTTTGGCTGGATGGTGTCTGCCTCTTTAAATGATAACGACTTTGGATCTGACAATATTGAAGCCGAATGGATAGATGAATTTGAATACAATTCTGGTCAAAATGATGAGGACGGCGAACCTATTTTAGAAGCTGTAGATGTCAACCCTTACACCAATGTTTTTGAGCAACGCACCTATATTATTCAAAGGGTGAGACGAAGCTTTTCTGCTAATCTAGATTATAACTTCAACGCTAATAACAACATTTATCTAAAAACAATGTACAATTGGCGTGATGATCGCGAAAACAGATATGCCTTTGCTCAAGAAATGTTGGATGCAGAAGATATTGCTGCCGGCGATTTTGAAATCAATGATAACAATATCCCTGTTAGATTTCCTATAGAAGCGGCAAGAGAAACCAAAGCCGGTTTGAATAATGATCGGAATAAGAACACGCGTCTTGAAGATCAACGTATGCAAAATTATAGTCTTGGTGGCAAGCACCTCTTCGGAAATCTTCAATTTGATTGGATGGGCTCTTACGCCAAAGCTTCTGAAGAACGGCTTAACGAAAGATATGCCCAGTATGTTTCAGAATATAGCATCATCAACAATCCGTCTTTGCCCGAGTTTCCATTATTTACTCCTGTAAATCCAGAGCAGGCCAACAATCTTACAAATTATGAATTCGACGAGGTTACAGAGGAAAACCAATACACCGAAGAAGAGGACATTAACATGTTCCTCAACTTTCAATTACCGGCAAACTTTTTTGATCAAGGTGACGGTTTTGTAAAATTTGGAGCAAGAGGTCGTTTTAAAAAGAAATATAGAGATAACAACTTTTTTGAGTTTGACCTTGCAGATACCTATCCAACCTTGGCGGATGTGCCAGCTCGAGATATTTCGGATCCAGATTTTTTAGCCGGTAACGAATATCAAGCAGGTTTTTTTGCTGCCCCAGAGTGGTTGGGAAGTTTAAACTTAAACCCAGCAGATGGAGAAAGTGTGCCTGATGAGTTTTTAAGAGCGAATTACAATGTTGAAGAAAACGTGTATGCCGCCTATGCTATGATTAGTCAAAAGGTGTCCACTAAATTTACCGTACTTGCCGGTCTAAGGGTAGAAAACACCCAAATTACTGCCACAGGAAACGATATATTAGATGAAGAAGAGGTGATAGGTGAAATATCAGATGAAAGCTCCTATACCAACGTGATGCCGAGTGTGCATTTAAAATATGATGTCACTGATAGAGCAGTGTTACGTTTTGCCTGGACCAACACCTTGGCAAGACCTAATTATGAAAACCTAGTTCCTTCGGTAGATGTGGTTGCTGAAGATGAAGAAATCTATGTAGGAAATCCCGAATTGGATCCTACAACGTCTATGGGTTTTGATCTTATGGGAGAATACTACTTTCAAAGTGTGGGGATAGTATCAGGAGGCGTCTTTTATAAAGATATCGATAAGTTTATTTATACGTCTCAATTTGAAGACGCCGAAACTGGTTTTGATGTATTTCAGCCACTTAATGGGCAGGGTGCTACCATCTTTGGAGCTGAGTTTGCCTTCCAGAGAAAATTGGATTTCTTGCCAAGCATTCTTAAAAACCTAAGTGTTTATGTCAACTATACCTATTTAACTTCAGATGCTAAAGGGATCAAAAATGAAGATGGTGAGGAGCGTGGTAATCTCGATTTGCCTGGGACGTCGCCAAACATGTTTAATGGCTCTTTAGGTTACAATGACAAAAAATTCAACATTCGCTTTTCAGTTAATTTTTCAGACGCATATATCGATGAGTTAGGAGGAAGCGCTTTTGAAGATCGCTATTATGACCAACAGGTCTTGGTAGATCTTAACGCCAGTTATGCCATCACGCCTAATCTTAGGGTTTATGCAGATTTGAATAACATTACAGACCAGCCTTTACGCTATTACCAAGGCATTAGCCAAAGAACTGCTCAAGCAGAATATTATGGAAGACGTTTAACTTTTGGATTGAAATATGACTTATTTAAGAAAAACTAG